Proteins encoded by one window of Blautia argi:
- a CDS encoding LacI family DNA-binding transcriptional regulator — protein MSITTNDIAKICQVSRTTVLRALNNQGRISEETKERILKTAKELGYRPDLLARGLVKGRTMYIGVVVFDVKNQYFAQMLSAIETEAQKQGYSVNITLHDKNKTKEIELIRKLADYHMDGLILSPVNEGEEFAHFLKNLGIPLVIIGNKVSDTLPFVGIQEKEAAKEAVEKIIKTGYEEVIFVCPPLGGIDEGNIFTHRERLAGFCDVIAANTKISSQILSNYDYIEEAKKIVKDSGKKTAFFCSGDIFALEIMKELKKIGMKTPRDYGIMGFDDIEFLNYITPRLSTIYNSVEEVSRTAVKLLIRQMQGESVSMNYFENYHIIDGETL, from the coding sequence ATGAGCATCACAACAAATGATATTGCAAAAATCTGTCAGGTTTCAAGAACAACTGTGCTTAGGGCCTTAAATAATCAGGGAAGAATCAGTGAAGAAACAAAAGAAAGAATTTTAAAAACAGCAAAAGAACTTGGATACAGACCTGATTTGCTGGCAAGAGGACTTGTAAAAGGCAGAACCATGTATATTGGGGTTGTTGTATTTGATGTGAAGAATCAGTATTTTGCCCAAATGCTCAGTGCGATAGAAACAGAAGCACAGAAACAGGGGTATTCTGTTAATATTACATTGCACGATAAAAATAAGACAAAGGAAATAGAATTAATCAGAAAATTGGCAGATTATCACATGGACGGGTTGATTTTATCTCCGGTAAATGAAGGAGAAGAATTTGCTCATTTTCTGAAAAATTTGGGGATTCCTCTGGTTATAATAGGGAATAAGGTTTCGGATACACTGCCTTTTGTTGGTATTCAGGAAAAAGAAGCTGCAAAGGAAGCGGTGGAAAAAATAATAAAAACCGGATATGAGGAAGTTATTTTTGTGTGTCCTCCATTAGGGGGGATAGACGAAGGAAATATTTTCACCCATAGAGAAAGACTTGCAGGTTTTTGCGATGTAATTGCAGCAAATACAAAAATAAGCAGTCAAATCTTGTCAAATTATGACTATATCGAAGAAGCAAAAAAAATAGTGAAAGACAGTGGCAAGAAGACAGCATTTTTCTGTTCAGGGGATATTTTTGCACTGGAAATTATGAAAGAGTTAAAGAAAATAGGAATGAAAACTCCAAGAGATTACGGGATTATGGGATTTGACGATATTGAGTTTTTGAATTATATTACTCCTCGTTTATCTACTATTTATAATTCGGTAGAAGAAGTATCCAGAACAGCAGTGAAGCTTCTTATCCGACAGATGCAGGGAGAGTCTGTTTCCATGAATTATTTTGAAAATTATCACATTATAGATGGAGAAACCTTATAG
- a CDS encoding carbohydrate ABC transporter permease, translated as MRNKIKTREVPLKILKTVLMLLIILIVLFPLIWLVVGAFKVEKEIIGFPPSVFGTEYTLKSFQRIFDTIPMADYIKNTVIFAGGATILAVLFDSMTGYAFARLNFKGKNILFVLVLITMMVPFQVMMIPLFLESNFLGLLDTYAGLILPKATSAFGIFMMRSYFAALPKDLEEAARVDGMSEFGIFWKIMFPLVLPGTLTLAIFHLMQNWNDLLYPLMMTSSTRMRTLSAGLALFVGEHATTYYGPQLAGALLSVLPLLIIYIFFQKYFIASVATSGMKD; from the coding sequence ATGAGAAATAAGATAAAGACAAGAGAAGTTCCGTTAAAAATTTTAAAAACTGTTCTTATGCTTCTGATTATCCTGATTGTTCTTTTCCCTCTTATCTGGCTTGTAGTAGGAGCATTTAAAGTAGAGAAAGAGATTATAGGATTCCCGCCGTCTGTTTTTGGTACAGAATATACATTGAAATCTTTCCAGAGAATTTTTGATACCATTCCTATGGCAGACTATATAAAAAATACTGTGATTTTTGCAGGTGGTGCCACCATTCTGGCTGTTTTGTTTGATTCTATGACAGGATATGCTTTTGCACGTTTGAATTTTAAAGGGAAAAATATTTTGTTTGTGCTGGTTCTGATTACCATGATGGTGCCTTTTCAGGTTATGATGATTCCATTGTTTTTGGAATCTAATTTCCTGGGACTTTTAGATACCTATGCTGGTCTGATTCTTCCAAAAGCAACGTCAGCATTTGGAATTTTTATGATGCGTTCTTATTTTGCGGCTTTGCCAAAGGATTTGGAAGAAGCGGCCCGTGTAGATGGTATGAGTGAATTTGGAATCTTCTGGAAGATTATGTTCCCTCTTGTGCTTCCGGGTACTTTGACACTGGCTATTTTTCATCTTATGCAGAACTGGAATGATTTGCTGTATCCGCTTATGATGACCAGCAGTACCAGGATGAGAACTCTATCGGCAGGTCTTGCTTTATTCGTAGGAGAGCATGCGACCACCTATTACGGACCCCAGCTTGCAGGAGCGTTATTATCCGTATTGCCATTGTTGATTATTTATATTTTCTTCCAGAAATATTTTATTGCAAGTGTGGCGACAAGCGGAATGAAAGACTAG
- a CDS encoding sulfatase-like hydrolase/transferase has translation MDRDLKPNILMIVEDHVAFYGHKQIKRPYLEQLKQEGVSFENTYCSTPLCMPSRKTMMTGLYPHAHGQRDNSFETGYEQTETYLGILKEQGYETYYFGKWHAGKGTPADLGCKGISYPDYSNPYHQKEYQDYIKEKELPPAAMKVEVNMCEKGWIDDVEEGDIYRFTRPLLNEALSGVLEAPKESHEAFYVSEMACRQLEEIQKTHKEDMPFMMRVDFWGPHQPYHPAKEYTEMYPLENMGEYPSFHDTLEGKPESYFFDTGRDTSENKRLKIPNALPEEKWRLLFSRCYAQNTMVDEAAGRIIEKLKDLHLDENTVIIWLADHGDALGCHGGHFDKAFYMPEEVLRIPFVMSYPGVLPKGEVSSALISNADLAPTLAAIAHGKMEQIEGRSILELYHGQKIPWRDSVISETFGHLAPWEAKAVRSGKYKYVWNKDDVEELYDLEEDPYEMQNLAEEKIYKEILSKMRGKMEKR, from the coding sequence ATGGACAGAGATTTAAAACCTAATATTCTTATGATTGTAGAAGATCATGTGGCTTTTTACGGGCATAAGCAAATAAAAAGACCGTATTTAGAACAATTAAAGCAGGAAGGAGTGTCTTTTGAGAATACATATTGCAGTACACCTTTATGTATGCCTTCCAGAAAAACAATGATGACAGGGCTTTATCCCCATGCTCATGGACAGAGGGATAATTCTTTTGAAACAGGATATGAGCAGACCGAAACATATCTGGGTATTTTAAAAGAGCAGGGATATGAAACGTATTATTTTGGAAAATGGCATGCGGGAAAGGGTACACCGGCAGATTTGGGGTGTAAAGGGATATCCTATCCGGATTATTCAAACCCGTATCACCAGAAGGAATATCAGGATTATATAAAGGAGAAAGAATTGCCGCCGGCAGCTATGAAAGTGGAAGTAAATATGTGTGAAAAGGGCTGGATTGATGACGTTGAGGAAGGGGATATTTACCGTTTCACCCGTCCTCTTTTAAATGAAGCTTTATCAGGAGTGTTAGAAGCACCCAAAGAATCCCACGAGGCTTTTTATGTATCCGAGATGGCGTGCAGGCAATTAGAAGAAATTCAGAAAACGCATAAAGAAGATATGCCGTTTATGATGCGTGTGGATTTCTGGGGACCGCATCAGCCATATCACCCGGCTAAGGAATATACAGAGATGTATCCGTTGGAGAATATGGGAGAATATCCCAGCTTTCATGACACGCTAGAAGGAAAGCCGGAGTCTTATTTTTTTGATACAGGAAGAGATACCAGTGAGAATAAAAGATTGAAAATACCAAATGCTTTGCCGGAAGAAAAGTGGCGGTTACTTTTTTCGAGATGTTACGCACAGAATACTATGGTAGATGAGGCGGCAGGAAGAATTATAGAAAAGCTGAAAGACTTACATTTAGATGAAAATACAGTGATTATATGGTTGGCAGATCACGGAGATGCTTTGGGCTGTCATGGGGGACATTTTGATAAGGCTTTTTATATGCCGGAAGAAGTACTGAGAATTCCTTTTGTAATGTCCTATCCAGGAGTTTTGCCAAAGGGTGAAGTCAGCAGCGCATTGATAAGCAATGCGGATCTGGCACCTACTTTGGCGGCAATAGCACATGGGAAAATGGAACAGATAGAGGGAAGAAGTATCTTAGAATTGTATCATGGACAAAAAATACCATGGAGAGATAGTGTTATATCGGAAACTTTCGGACATCTGGCGCCTTGGGAAGCAAAAGCTGTCAGAAGCGGTAAATATAAGTATGTGTGGAATAAAGATGATGTAGAGGAACTTTACGATTTAGAGGAAGATCCGTATGAGATGCAGAATCTGGCAGAAGAAAAGATATATAAAGAGATTCTGTCTAAAATGAGAGGAAAAATGGAAAAGAGGTAG
- the arfA gene encoding arabinosylfuranosidase ArfA, protein MKQGKIIVNKVYRKGKIDKRIYGSFVEHMGRVVYSGVYEPENPCADEDGFRTDVLQAVKDAGITSIRYPGGNFVSCYHWEDGIGDKKLRPRRPELAWKAIETNEFGTDEFMKWCKKAGTEPVLAVNLGTRGIEDAVHYLEYCNFQEGTTYSDMRKDNGHAEPYHVKTWCLGNEMDGMWQLGHKDAKDYGKLARETAKAMKVLDPSVELVSCGSSLNTMDTYPEWEAATLEETYEFVDYISLHQYFDGHEKNMIEFLAQADEMNQYIKTVVSVCDYIKAKKRSEKELYISFDEWGVWTHHSEETVKECEGNPWKNAAPISEMIYSFQDSLLFAEMLMTLLKNADRVKIACQSLLANISAMIMTEKGGGLWLQPNYYPFAHMANYGKGEVMDVRINAPVYQKGTKQISFLDSVVVENAEEKELVVFAVNRSENQDMEVCVEIQGYKPVDIIEHKVMISEEPEATNRESHGKIKPQDRKDMEIKGSSVKGIFPKLSWNMVRIRTE, encoded by the coding sequence ATGAAACAGGGAAAGATTATTGTAAATAAGGTTTACAGAAAAGGAAAAATTGATAAAAGAATATATGGAAGCTTTGTGGAACATATGGGAAGAGTTGTTTATTCAGGTGTTTACGAACCTGAAAATCCCTGTGCAGATGAAGACGGGTTTCGGACCGATGTGCTACAGGCTGTGAAAGATGCGGGAATTACCAGTATTCGTTATCCTGGAGGAAACTTTGTATCCTGCTACCACTGGGAAGATGGAATTGGAGATAAAAAGCTTCGTCCCAGACGCCCAGAGCTTGCATGGAAAGCAATAGAAACCAATGAGTTTGGTACAGATGAATTTATGAAATGGTGCAAAAAGGCAGGCACAGAGCCTGTACTGGCTGTGAATCTGGGAACCAGAGGAATTGAAGATGCTGTTCACTATCTGGAATACTGTAATTTTCAGGAAGGGACAACCTATAGTGATATGCGAAAAGACAACGGGCATGCAGAGCCATATCATGTGAAAACATGGTGTCTGGGAAATGAGATGGATGGAATGTGGCAGTTAGGACATAAAGATGCAAAGGATTATGGAAAACTGGCAAGAGAAACCGCAAAAGCTATGAAGGTGCTTGACCCGTCTGTTGAACTGGTGTCCTGCGGAAGCTCCTTAAATACTATGGATACTTATCCGGAATGGGAAGCTGCCACATTGGAGGAAACATATGAATTTGTAGATTACATTTCGCTGCATCAGTATTTTGACGGACATGAAAAGAATATGATAGAATTTCTGGCTCAGGCAGATGAAATGAACCAGTATATAAAAACAGTTGTATCTGTGTGTGACTACATCAAAGCAAAAAAAAGAAGTGAAAAGGAACTTTATATCAGTTTTGATGAATGGGGCGTATGGACGCATCATTCAGAGGAGACAGTGAAGGAATGTGAAGGAAATCCATGGAAAAATGCGGCGCCTATCAGTGAAATGATATATAGCTTTCAGGATTCGCTGCTTTTCGCAGAAATGTTAATGACGCTTTTAAAAAATGCAGACAGAGTAAAAATTGCATGTCAGTCCCTTCTTGCTAATATCAGCGCTATGATTATGACAGAAAAAGGCGGGGGACTCTGGCTTCAGCCTAATTATTATCCATTTGCTCATATGGCAAATTATGGAAAAGGGGAGGTTATGGATGTTCGTATAAATGCTCCTGTATATCAAAAAGGAACAAAGCAGATTTCATTTTTGGATTCCGTAGTTGTGGAAAATGCAGAGGAAAAAGAATTAGTTGTTTTTGCGGTAAACAGAAGTGAAAATCAGGATATGGAAGTTTGCGTAGAAATTCAGGGGTATAAGCCTGTAGATATAATCGAACATAAAGTAATGATTTCTGAAGAGCCGGAGGCGACAAACAGGGAAAGTCATGGTAAAATAAAACCACAAGACAGGAAGGATATGGAAATAAAAGGATCATCTGTAAAAGGAATATTTCCAAAACTGTCCTGGAATATGGTTCGGATTAGAACAGAATAA
- a CDS encoding glycogen/starch/alpha-glucan phosphorylase: MLDNHFKKEEFKESVKENVKMLYRKTIDEATQEQVFQAVSLAVKDVIIDNWLLTQKQYEKDDPKIVYYLSMEFLMGRALGNNLINLCAYNEVKEALDELGFDLNVIEDQEPDPALGNGGLGRLAACFLDSLATLGYCAYGCGIRYHYGLFKQKIENGYQVEVPDNWLKNGYPFELRRPEYAKEVKFGGYVRVEYDAATGRNHFIQEGYQSVRAIPYDMPIVGYNNQIVNTLRIWDAEAINDFQLDLFDKGEYHKAVEQENLAKNIVEVLYPNDNHYAGKELRLKQQYFFISASIQAAIEKFKKSHSDLHDLPKKVTFQLNDTHPTMTVAELMRILVDEENMTWEEAWDITTHTCAYTNHTIMAEALEKWPIELFSKLLPRVYQIIEEINRRFLLEIQSKYPGDQEKIRKMAIIYDGQVKMAHLAIAGGYSVNGVAQLHTEILKKQELKDFYEMYPEKFNNKTNGITQRRFLLHGNPLLANWITDHIGDGWITNLPELSKLKVYADDKKAQQEFMNIKHQNKVRLAKYILEHNGIEVNPNSIFDVQVKRLHEYKRQLMNILHVMYLYNKIKEHPEMPFYPRTFIFGAKAAAGYRRAKQTIKLINAVADVINNDKSIDGKLKVVFIENYRVSNAEMIFAAADVSEQISTASKEASGTGNMKFMLNGAPTLGTMDGANVEIVEEVGAENAFIFGLSSDEVINYENNGGYDPMQYFNNDPDIRNVLMQLINGTYSGGDFNMFREIYDSLLNTNSSDRADTYFILADFKSYAAAQEKVEEAYRDEARWAKMALLNTACSGKFTSDRTIQQYVDEIWKLDKVVIGK; this comes from the coding sequence ATGTTGGATAATCATTTCAAGAAAGAGGAATTTAAGGAAAGCGTTAAAGAAAATGTAAAAATGCTTTACAGAAAGACCATTGATGAGGCAACTCAGGAACAGGTTTTTCAGGCGGTATCTCTTGCTGTAAAAGACGTAATTATTGACAACTGGCTTTTGACACAGAAACAGTATGAAAAAGATGACCCGAAAATTGTTTATTACCTGTCCATGGAATTCCTGATGGGACGCGCACTGGGAAATAACCTGATTAACCTGTGTGCATATAATGAAGTAAAAGAAGCTCTGGACGAGCTGGGATTTGACTTAAATGTAATTGAAGACCAGGAGCCGGATCCGGCTCTTGGAAACGGAGGTCTTGGAAGACTGGCAGCCTGCTTTTTGGATTCTCTGGCAACATTGGGATATTGTGCGTATGGCTGCGGTATTCGTTACCACTATGGTCTGTTCAAACAGAAAATCGAAAACGGTTATCAGGTAGAAGTGCCGGATAACTGGTTAAAGAACGGCTATCCATTTGAACTGCGTCGTCCGGAATATGCAAAAGAAGTAAAATTCGGCGGTTATGTCAGAGTGGAATACGATGCAGCTACAGGCAGAAACCACTTTATCCAGGAGGGCTATCAGTCTGTAAGAGCCATTCCTTACGATATGCCGATTGTGGGCTACAACAATCAGATTGTAAATACCCTTCGTATCTGGGACGCGGAAGCAATCAATGACTTCCAGTTGGATTTGTTTGATAAGGGTGAATACCACAAGGCAGTAGAACAGGAAAACCTGGCGAAAAACATTGTAGAGGTTCTGTATCCAAACGATAACCATTATGCAGGAAAGGAACTCCGTTTAAAACAGCAGTATTTCTTTATTTCTGCAAGTATTCAGGCAGCTATTGAGAAATTTAAAAAATCTCACAGTGACCTGCATGATTTACCGAAAAAGGTAACTTTCCAGTTAAATGATACACATCCGACTATGACAGTTGCAGAGCTGATGCGTATTCTGGTGGACGAAGAAAATATGACATGGGAAGAGGCGTGGGATATTACCACTCACACCTGTGCATACACTAACCATACTATTATGGCAGAAGCTCTGGAAAAATGGCCCATTGAGCTGTTTTCCAAACTGCTTCCCCGTGTATACCAGATTATTGAGGAAATTAACCGCAGATTCCTTCTGGAAATCCAGTCCAAATATCCGGGCGACCAGGAAAAAATTCGTAAAATGGCAATCATTTATGACGGTCAGGTGAAAATGGCGCACCTTGCCATTGCAGGCGGTTATTCTGTAAACGGTGTAGCGCAGCTTCACACAGAAATTCTGAAAAAACAGGAATTAAAGGATTTCTATGAAATGTATCCGGAGAAATTCAACAATAAGACAAACGGTATTACACAAAGACGTTTCCTGCTTCACGGAAATCCGCTTCTGGCAAACTGGATTACAGACCATATTGGCGACGGCTGGATTACAAATCTGCCGGAGCTGTCTAAATTAAAGGTTTATGCAGATGATAAGAAGGCACAGCAGGAATTTATGAATATCAAGCATCAGAATAAAGTTCGTCTGGCAAAATATATTCTGGAGCATAATGGAATTGAGGTAAATCCAAATTCTATTTTTGATGTTCAGGTAAAACGACTTCACGAATACAAACGCCAGCTTATGAATATTTTGCATGTGATGTATCTGTATAATAAGATTAAGGAACACCCGGAAATGCCGTTCTATCCGAGAACCTTTATCTTTGGTGCAAAAGCAGCAGCAGGCTACAGACGTGCAAAACAGACCATTAAGCTGATAAATGCAGTGGCAGATGTGATTAACAATGATAAGTCCATTGACGGAAAGCTGAAAGTGGTGTTTATTGAAAACTACCGTGTATCCAATGCGGAAATGATTTTTGCAGCAGCAGACGTATCCGAGCAGATTTCTACAGCAAGTAAAGAGGCATCAGGAACCGGAAACATGAAGTTCATGTTAAACGGCGCGCCTACACTGGGAACCATGGACGGTGCGAATGTGGAAATCGTAGAAGAAGTAGGTGCAGAAAACGCATTTATCTTTGGGCTTTCTTCTGACGAAGTCATTAACTATGAAAACAACGGCGGCTATGACCCCATGCAGTATTTCAATAATGACCCGGACATCAGAAACGTGCTGATGCAGTTGATCAACGGCACTTATTCAGGCGGAGATTTCAATATGTTCCGTGAAATTTACGATTCTCTGTTGAATACAAACAGCAGTGACAGAGCAGATACTTACTTTATTCTGGCTGATTTCAAATCCTATGCAGCAGCACAGGAAAAAGTGGAAGAGGCATATAGAGATGAAGCAAGATGGGCGAAAATGGCGCTTCTGAACACTGCTTGCTCCGGTAAGTTTACTTCTGACAGAACGATTCAGCAGTATGTAGATGAAATCTGGAAGCTGGATAAGGTTGTTATTGGAAAATAA
- a CDS encoding carbohydrate ABC transporter permease — translation MERIKRIKRYWNRPDKAAYIFLLPSLCVLFVFALIPLAASLIISLFDMNIFFTDTHFAGLQNFIEAFADERFWNALMNTVVFVAFEVPLQIIIGLLVANALTKTTWFNKAARSIFFLPVVCSMAAVGIIWSILLDGNIGFIPYLLEKVGIHGAMFFRDPHMAMPTVIAMTVWKNFGYTMSILVVGIQGISSSYYEAAAMDGAGKVRQFFSITIPLLKQTLGFCLITNTIGSLQVFDQVYVTTQGGPQYKTETLVQYIYKNGFNEPYELGYACALSVLLLILILIISMPMYKNMFMKQD, via the coding sequence ATGGAAAGGATTAAGAGAATTAAAAGATATTGGAACAGACCGGACAAAGCAGCTTATATTTTTCTGCTGCCATCGTTGTGTGTATTATTTGTTTTTGCCCTTATTCCACTGGCAGCATCATTAATTATCAGTCTGTTTGATATGAATATATTTTTTACAGATACGCATTTTGCCGGCCTTCAGAATTTTATAGAGGCATTTGCAGATGAAAGATTTTGGAATGCATTAATGAATACAGTGGTGTTCGTGGCATTTGAAGTACCTCTGCAAATTATCATCGGACTTCTGGTGGCAAATGCACTGACAAAGACAACATGGTTTAACAAAGCAGCCCGTTCTATTTTCTTTCTGCCAGTGGTATGTTCCATGGCGGCTGTCGGAATTATCTGGTCTATTTTATTAGATGGAAACATTGGGTTTATTCCGTATTTATTAGAGAAGGTGGGAATTCACGGCGCTATGTTTTTCAGAGATCCGCATATGGCTATGCCCACAGTTATTGCTATGACCGTGTGGAAAAACTTTGGATATACCATGTCTATTCTGGTAGTAGGAATACAGGGGATTTCTTCCAGTTATTATGAAGCTGCTGCTATGGACGGTGCAGGAAAAGTAAGGCAATTTTTCAGTATTACAATTCCCCTGTTAAAGCAGACGTTGGGGTTTTGCCTGATTACGAATACCATAGGTTCTTTGCAGGTGTTTGACCAGGTATATGTTACGACACAGGGAGGTCCTCAGTACAAGACAGAAACTCTGGTACAGTATATTTATAAAAATGGATTTAATGAGCCTTATGAGCTGGGATATGCGTGTGCATTATCGGTATTGCTGTTGATATTGATTTTAATTATATCCATGCCCATGTATAAAAATATGTTTATGAAGCAGGATTAG
- a CDS encoding ABC transporter substrate-binding protein yields the protein MKKKSLVALSIISCLTAASVLSACNTSSPVADKGEESSTAKDGEGVTIQFWNSFTGTDGDVLREIVEKYNKENDKGVTIEMDIMPADSMEEKLPAAIASKTAPALVVKGNFFTSTYAENDIVSPIDDFFEVTGTDKENFSESSLSALQYDGKQMMIPMQVHSTFLYWNKDLFEKAGLDPETPPTTWEEVAEFAGKITDSSKKIYGVGFPVSGAPCYFNAMFKSNGGDVFSEDGKSSVVNSPENLKTLQYIQDLAKNGDTPIGSTGADTDNLMLAGQMGIYCGGPWLVSGLKEAEINFGVTGMPKGDTQAAGVIEVQGFGVTSTCSEEEKEAAYDFIAYWNTDEISKEWSLRNGYPPYLNSLSEDKDIQSDEIVSALSSISDFGFSFAPGIKEASQVNNDVLFPVIENVIAGNDPQSELEKADEKINEILNEE from the coding sequence ATGAAGAAAAAAAGTCTTGTAGCATTGTCAATTATAAGTTGCCTCACAGCAGCATCTGTATTAAGCGCATGTAACACCTCATCTCCTGTTGCAGATAAAGGAGAGGAAAGCAGTACCGCAAAAGATGGAGAGGGAGTTACGATTCAATTCTGGAATTCCTTTACCGGAACAGATGGTGATGTGCTTAGGGAAATTGTAGAAAAATACAATAAAGAAAACGATAAAGGTGTTACCATAGAAATGGATATTATGCCCGCGGATAGTATGGAAGAAAAACTTCCGGCAGCAATTGCTTCAAAAACAGCACCGGCGTTAGTAGTAAAAGGTAATTTTTTCACTTCGACTTATGCAGAAAATGATATTGTCAGTCCAATAGACGACTTCTTTGAAGTTACAGGTACGGATAAAGAAAACTTTTCTGAATCTTCACTTTCTGCTTTGCAGTATGATGGGAAACAGATGATGATTCCTATGCAGGTACATTCTACCTTCCTGTACTGGAATAAAGATTTGTTTGAAAAAGCTGGCCTTGATCCGGAAACACCGCCGACTACATGGGAAGAGGTAGCGGAATTTGCAGGGAAAATTACAGATTCGTCAAAAAAGATTTATGGAGTTGGTTTCCCTGTCAGCGGGGCGCCATGCTATTTTAATGCAATGTTTAAATCTAATGGGGGAGATGTATTTTCAGAAGATGGAAAATCTTCTGTTGTAAATTCACCGGAAAATTTGAAAACGCTGCAATACATACAGGATTTAGCAAAAAATGGGGATACACCTATTGGTTCGACAGGGGCAGACACAGATAATCTGATGCTTGCAGGTCAGATGGGAATTTACTGCGGCGGTCCATGGCTTGTCAGCGGTTTGAAGGAAGCGGAAATTAATTTTGGCGTAACAGGAATGCCAAAAGGTGATACACAGGCAGCAGGAGTAATTGAAGTTCAGGGATTTGGCGTTACCTCTACCTGCAGTGAGGAAGAAAAAGAAGCTGCGTATGATTTTATTGCATATTGGAATACAGATGAAATCAGTAAGGAATGGTCATTGAGAAATGGATATCCTCCGTACTTAAACTCATTGTCTGAGGATAAAGACATTCAGAGTGATGAGATTGTAAGTGCATTATCTTCCATTTCAGATTTTGGATTTTCCTTTGCACCAGGGATTAAGGAAGCCAGTCAGGTGAATAATGATGTGCTGTTTCCTGTGATTGAAAATGTAATTGCCGGAAACGACCCGCAAAGCGAACTGGAAAAAGCAGATGAAAAAATCAATGAAATATTGAATGAAGAATAG